One Glycine soja cultivar W05 chromosome 2, ASM419377v2, whole genome shotgun sequence genomic region harbors:
- the LOC114388436 gene encoding chalcone synthase 6-like produces MVSVEEIRKAQRAEGPATVMAIGTATPPNCVDQSTYPDYYFRITNSDHMTELKEKFKRMCDKSMIKKRYMYLNEEILKENPSVGAYMAPSLDARQDMVVVEVPKLGKEAATKAIKEWGQSKSKITHLIFCTTSGVDMPGADYQLTKLLGLRPSVKRYMMYQQGCFAGGTVLRLAKDLAENNKGARVLVVCSEITAVTFRGPSDTHLDSLVGQALFGDGAAAVIVGSDPLPAEKPLFELVWTAQTILPDSEGAIDGHLRQVGLTFHLLKDVPGLISKNIEKALVEAFKPLEIDDYNSIFWIAHPGGPAILDQVEAKLGLKHEKMEATRHVLSEYGNMSSACVLFILDQMRKKSIENGLGTTGEGLEWGVLFGFGPGLTVETVVLRSVTV; encoded by the exons ATGGTGAGTGTTGAAGAGATTCGTAAGGCACAACGTGCGGAAGGCCCTGCCACCGTGATGGCTATTGGCACGGCCACTCCTCCCAACTGCGTAGACCAGAGTACCTATCCTGACTATTATTTCAGAATCACCAACAGTGATCACATGACCGagctcaaagaaaagttcaagcGCATGT GTGATAAGTCAATGATTAAGAAACGATACATGTACTTAAATGAAGAGATCCTGAAGGAGAATCCGAGTGTTGGTGCCTATATGGCTCCTTCATTGGATGCAAGGCAAGACATGGTTGTTGTGGAGGTACCAAAGTTGGGAAAAGAGGCTGCAACAAAGGCAATCAAGGAATGGGGTCAATCCAAGTCCAAGATTACTCATCTCATCTTCTGCACAACCAGTGGTGTGGACATGCCTGGTGCTGATTATCAGCTCACAAAACTACTAGGACTTCGTCCATCGGTGAAGCGTTACATGATGTACCAACAAGGCTGTTTTGCTGGTGGCACGGTGCTTCGTCTGGCAAAAGACTTGGCTGAAAACAACAAAGGTGCTCGTGTGCTCGTGGTGTGTTCGGAGATCACAGCAGTCACATTTCGTGGCCCGAGTGACACACATCTTGACAGCCTTGTGGGGCAAGCCTTGTTTGGAGATGGTGCAGCTGCTGTCATTGTTGGATCAGATCCTCTGCCAGCTGAAAAGCCTTTGTTTGAGCTTGTGTGGACTGCACAAACAATCCTTCCAGACAGCGAAGGCGCTATTGATGGCCACCTTCGCCAAGTAGGACTCACTTTCCATCTCCTCAAGGATGTTCCTGGACTCATCTCCAAGAACATCGAAAAGGCCTTGGTTGAAGCCTTCAAACCCTTAGAAATTGATGATTACAACTCTATCTTTTGGATTGCACACCCTGGTGGACCAGCAATTTTGGACCAAGTTGAGGCTAAGTTAGGATTGAAGCATGAAAAAATGGAAGCTACTAGACACGTGCTTAGCGAGTATGGTAACATGTCAAGTGCATGTGTGCTGTTCATCTTGGATCAAATGAGGAAGAAGTCAATAGAAAATGGACTTGGCACAACTGGTGAAGGACTTGAATGGGGTGTGTTATTTGGTTTTGGCCCTGGACTCACTGTTGAGACTGTTGTGCTACGCAGTGTCACTGTCTAA
- the LOC114388452 gene encoding ABC transporter G family member 21-like, whose protein sequence is MMPPQQETSITSNIPAIPNRPENSYVHAEPPSSATNDIKPTFTSNDIHNNNSSQHHQAAPSAPRFSVLQQSLRPVTLKFEDVSYSITFGRDKNGCVSSQKPKHTKTVLNGVTGMVGPREVMAMLGPSGSGKTTLLTALAGRLAGKLSGAITYNGHPFSSSMKRNIGFVSQDDVLYPHLTVLETLTYAAMLKLPKSLTREDKMEQAEMIIVELGLSRCRNSPIGGGSALFRGISGGERKRVSIGQEMLVNPSLLLLDEPTSGLDSTTAQRIVAMLQSFARAGRTVVTTIHQPSSRLYWMFDKVVVLSDGYPIFTGKTDRVMDYLETVGFVPAFNFVNPADFLLDLANGIVADVKQEEQIDHHEDQASIKQFLVSSYKKNLYPLLKQEIQQNHRELAFLNSGTPRSSENQWTTSWWEQFMVLLKRGLKERRHESYSGLRIFQVLSVSILSGLLWWHSDPSHIQDQVGLLFFFSIFWGFFPLFNAIFAFPLDRPMLTKERSSGMYHLSSYYVARTVGDLPMELVLPTIFVTISYWMGGLKPSLVTFVLTLLIMLFNVLVSQGIGLALGALLMDVKQATTLASVTMLVFLLAGGYYIQQIPFFIAWLKYISFSHYCYKLLVGVQYSVNEVYECGQGLLHCKSCGLFSFEDGAASLTRDCIVDQGFMAIILIDILVVWIIGLSRRVIRF, encoded by the exons ATGATGCCCCCTCAGCAAGAAACCTCTATTACATCAAACATTCCGGCCATCCCCAACCGGCCGGAAAACAGCTACGTCCATGCCGAACCACCGAGCTCCGCCACCAACGACATTAAACCCACTTTCACGAGCAATGACATTCACAACAATAATTCTTCTCAGCACCACCAAGCAGCTCCTTCAGCACCCAGATTTTCTGTTCTTCAGCAATCCTTGCGCCCTGTTACCCTCAAA TTTGAGGATGTTTCCTACAGCATAACCTTTGGAAGGGACAAAAATGGTTGTGTATCTTCTCAAAAGCCAAAGCACACAAAGACAGTGCTGAATGGCGTGACCGGTATGGTGGGGCCAAGGGAGGTGATGGCAATGTTAGGTCCCTCCGGGAGCGGCAAGACCACCTTACTCACCGCCCTTGCTGGCCGTCTTGCCGGAAAACTCTCCGGCGCCATCACATACAATGGCCACCCTTTCTCCAGCTCCATGAAGAGGAACATAGGGTTTGTATCCCAAGATGACGTGTTATATCCTCACCTCACTGTGCTTGAGACTCTAACCTATGCTGCCATGTTGAAACTTCCCAAAAGTTTGACTAGGGAAGATAAAATGGAGCAAGCTGAAATGATCATTGTGGAACTAGGGCTGTCCCGGTGCCGGAACAGTCCTATTGGCGGTGGATCTGCCTTGTTCCGAGGAATTTCAGGCGGGGAGCGAAAGCGGGTCAGTATCGGGCAAGAAATGTTGGTGAACCCGAGTTTGTTGTTGCTCGATGAGCCAACATCCGGGTTGGACTCCACCACGGCCCAGCGCATCGTGGCGATGCTTCAAAGCTTCGCCCGAGCTGGCCGGACCGTGGTGACCACCATTCACCAGCCCTCAAGCCGGTTGTATTGGATGTTTGATAAGGTGGTGGTGTTGTCGGACGGGTATCCGATTTTCACCGGAAAAACGGATCGGGTCATGGATTATCTTGAGACCGTTGGGTTTGTACCCGCTTTCAATTTCGTCAACCCGGCTGATTTTCTGCTTGACCTTGCTAATG GCATAGTTGCTGATGTCAAACAAGAAGAGCAGATAGATCACCATGAGGATCAAGCTTCAATCAAACAGTTCCTAGTTTCATCCTATAAGAAGAACTTATACCCTCTTCTGAAACAAGAGATTCAACAGAATCATAGAGAACTAGCATTTTTAAATTCAGGAACACCTAGAA GTTCTGAGAACCAATGGACCACTAGCTGGTGGGAGCAATTCATGGTTCTGCTTAAGAGGGGTTTAAAGGAAAGGAGGCATGAATCTTATTCTGGTTTAAGGATTTTCCAAGTCTTGTCTGTCTCAATTCTCTCAGGACTTCTGTGGTGGCATTCTGATCCCTCACATATACAAGATCAG GTAGGCCTGCtattcttcttctccatcttcTGGGGGTTCTTCCCTCTCTTCAATGCCATCTTCGCTTTTCCTTTGGACCGGCCAATGCTGACGAAAGAAAGATCATCAGGCATGTACCATCTCTCCTCCTACTATGTGGCCAGAACGGTAGGGGACTTACCAATGGAGCTTGTGCTTCCCACCATCTTTGTAACCATCTCTTATTGGATGGGTGGACTCAAGCCTTCTTTGGTTACGTTTGTGTTGACACTCTTGATCATGCTTTTCAATGTGCTGGTTTCTCAAGGAATAGGCCTTGCACTTGGAGCCCTTCTAATGGATGTGAAACAGGCCACAACATTAGCTTCAGTGACTATGTTGGTGTTTCTTTTGGCTGGAGGTTACTACATTCAGCAAATTCCATTCTTTATAGCTTGGTTGAAGTACATTTCTTTCAGTCACTATTGTTATAAGCTTCTTGTAGGAGTTCAGTACTCAGTAAATGAGGTCTATGAGTGTGGACAAGGGTTGTTGCATTGTAAG AGTTGTGGCTTATTTAGCTTTGAGGATGGGGCTGCATCATTGACTAGAGACTGCATAGTAGATCAAGGATTCATGGCCATAATATTGATTGACATCCTTGTTGTTTGGATCATTGGCCTCAGTAGAAGGGTAATTCGATTCTAG